The stretch of DNA ccagtacacgcaaatgttccacactgcgagcccgactgacagtcttaaattggttgtcagcgtaattcttagcatattgaggattatttaacaaatatTTAACAATTATTTTGGCAaatgaatcaaaggttatcaggggtagatgggaatttgaaacacaaacagatcagccatgatattattgcatggcggagcaggctcgaggggccgaacagcttacttcagctcctatttcatatgttcgtatgtaagacCCAGCTGCCACTAGTAAAATGTCAGCAGCGACGGGAACAGGTCCTTAGTTGGCCACTGGATGGGAGGCCATTCACCACCCTCCTGCCGCTCGCAAAATAGCATTCCAAATGCCACCTTCCCTCACTATTTTATAGGCCCCCTCATAGCCCAACCCAATAGAGATGGTAAAATTCTGTCCTCTGTATTTATGTTAATTTTTGTGAGGAGAGGTAAAACCATGTGCTAGACATTCTACAGATTTAGGCAAGtgcagtgaataggaaggagacATTTGCCAGCGCCTTTTGCTGTCTGTGTATATTTTAAGAGGCATGACTAACTAACTGTACAAATCTGTGCAAAGTACAAAGTTTGTAAATACTGGACAAACATTAGTGAAAACATAGTGATTTCACTTAAATTCAAGAAGTTATGATTGTTGCACATCTTACAGTTTTAACAAAATCATCAAGGTGCACTCTTTTCTGCTCCTTTGTACCAGCTGCCATTCTGTTATTTTCTTGTGTGCAGCCAAAAGATACTGTTCCCATTAAATACAGCCTAATCCTGTTTTCTAGGCTGTATATCCTACCAGGAAAGTACACAATAGATATGACTGTGAACCCGTCACTATCCCTGACCTGGGGCCAGAATGGAAGTCAATAAAATCTTTAAATTTATTACATCAAGTATTTGAAAACATTATATTCCTCATTTCTTGAACAGGGACATGTCTATTTATTAATAAAGTATGAGCAGACTTACCCAATCTGTACCCATCTTCAAGCCCTTCTTTTATCGCAAGGTTTTTAGCCACCAGCAGTAAATGTCCCAGCAGCTGTTTACAACAAGGAGAACAAATTTCACACCACAGCTAAGACATCTCCCCTTGGTTAAATCTCCACATGCAGGTTTTAACAGCATCCAGTATAAAATTGCTATCAAATAAAGCTTTACTTCATGACTACTGTCTGCATTTTCGGATCTAACCAAACCCACACAAACATTTTACAATGCTCCTTATTTTTGAACAACatattacatttatataacacctttatagTATTAGGACATCCCAAGATCCTTCAGAGAAGGGTTATCaaccaaaatttgacactgggccacataaggagatgctagagcaggtgaccaaaagtgTGGCTGCCTATGGTGAAGCGATAAAAATTCGAGATGtcaaggaggccagaattggaggagagcaacGATTGCGGATGATTATAGAGCTGCAGAAAGtcacagagaaatggagatggCGAGGCGATGGAAGGATTTGAGATGTGAAGTTTAAGACAGAGGTGTTGCAAAGCCAAaaccaatgtaagtcagtgagcacaggggtgatgaatGGCAGAACTTGGTGCAAATTAGGATACACTTGAAAAGAGGCAAAAATGCTTCCGCTGTGTTTGACTAAACTGTTCCTTAGTTATCTTATAAAATACAGCTGAAACCAATTAGTGGCTTTTTAATGACATTCTTAGTAATGCTTTCCATTTTCGGCCCTCCTGAAGTGAAGGACTCATGCTGCCATAGATCTTGATAGGTGTCAGAAGCCCTTCAAGTATCTTGTCCAAGTGACAATTCTTCACGTGTAATCCAGGCAGAATGTCAGCAGGGCTACTGCAAGTTACGCAACTGCAGGTACATCACAGATGAGCACAATTCTAACCTCAGCCAATACCACTCAATGTTCCATTCCAACAGTTACCACTGGGATAattcagatgtgtgtgtgtttgctggaTAATTTCAGAAGCAGAAACCCTAGTCCGTTATTCCCCTCCCAGTCTCAAGATGCTCAGGCCAACTGTACTTAACTCCACTGCAGCTCTAGTTGAGATCAGCTAGTGTAGCACAGAGTAAGGATTAAACTGTTCTGGTCTGAATGGCCTCAGTTATATTGCCACTTATCACCGAATAGTAACAGTattatattctatatataaccatcCTTTCCTACCTCTTTGTCATCATCTGTTGCATCACTGATCCGTGGTATAGCGATTTTGGGTATCACAAGGAAATGAACTGGACCCTGAGGATTCACATCTCTGAAAGAAAGGCACTGTAGAGAAGGAAAAAAGTAAACACCGAATCATTAAAGCGACATAAAAAGTAGCACAAATAGGTCATTTAGAATCAAGTTCCTCCTCCAACCTGCTGGGGCTAAGAAAAGTAAGCCTTAATTTCTCCTCCTGTGTGTGATGTTCTGCTCTCATAggctatttcagatttcctgtatGAAGTACATTAATGGTATAAGCATTGTTTTCTTAGAGTTAGACTGTTCAGTGATCATACAATGCAGTGAAATAAATTACAGCAATAGAATAAGGAGTACCGTACCCTTACTAATTACTCTAGGCTAAAGTAAAACACTGCAACTGCTGGAAAtccaggtcagacagcatctgtggagagggagtcagagttaatgtttcgggtcaataatctgatcatcagatgaaagatcattgacttgaaacattgggctgaaatGTCCTGGCCCCTTAGTGACAGGTTTGGAGATGGGGGATGGTGCAAGAAAGTTGTGGCAAACTTCATTGGGATATATCTCCAATGATGTCCTACCTCCAGGCAACTTTCCCAGGAGCATGATGCATGGGAATTGGCAATATGCTTCAAGGAGGCAGGCAATGAAGACTGTTACAGCCCCAATTAAGACTGTAGCACAGCAACTTTCTGGCATCGCACAGAACCCTTGCCGTGTCAGGTTGGATGGATCAGAGTTAGCTTGTTAGTTGGGAGGTCCAAGCTGCGACTCAATTAAGGATTCATATTTATTTGCCAATGATAATTCACAGAGGGGATCTATCTCCAGGCACGTCCTTGCAGCCACTTCACGGAGACAGATGTCTCTGCTGATGCCTGCCTCAATGGCAGCTGCGTGCCTCCCACCATAGTTCTGCCACTGCTCATGCTGATGGCCAGGCATTACCCTGCGAAGGCAGATGTCTGCCCTCCCCACAGGCCATTCTGATTGGATCTCCCAATGTTGGAACCCTGCTGGATTCCCAAATTGGACAAGGCTCCCAGAGGTAGCTTCGTAATGGCCACCTCTGGGATGATCACATCTGGCATCCTGTCATTTGCTCTTCCGGGTCCCGACACAGAGTTGATCCTGACATCAGGGTCGGCACACTAAGGCAAAATTCAGcgggttaactctgtttctctctccacagatgctgccaggcctgctgagcatttcctgcattttcaaGTACCTATGACTTTAATTCATAAATTTGTCTACATAACAATGACTCACTTTCAATGTAATTTATAGGGATATCCTGAAAACTTCACAAGTCGTTATGTGGATGGAAGTTTGTTCTTTTCAATATTAAGTATCCGCAATTCATGGAAAGAATGCCCCAGGAGGCCTTCATTACCACAAGTGAAAAGGCATTCAGTGCAGTAAATATACCTGATCGTCTTCATATAGAATGTCGGCTGGAAGTGATTTATCAATAATTTTTGTGAATAGTGTAGGTGGTTGGTTTCCGTATTTCTTTCTTGCATCATCAGCCAACTTTGCTTTAAGAACTTCACTACCATTGACTTTAGACGAACAGCAACCTTTCTAAATATGAAAAAGAAAACATCAGAATATAATATGCAACACATTGCTGATGTAACCTGTAGCCACAACATTATGATAACCTGAACCTGAAAACTTAGAGGCATTCAGCATGTGTAGCTTATGTGTGGTCCAGGTATGTCCTCTCCACAAAAAGCTGGATAAATctaacccagtcaattaccaccccatcagtatactcttgatcaaagtgatggaaaatgttgtcaacagtgctatcaagcagcacttacacagcaacagcctgctcactgatgccaaggtcgagttccaccagggccactcagcttctgatctcagTATAGCCTTAGCCCAAACagggacaaaagggctgaactgaAGAGGTTGGGTGAGATTGACTACCCACGACATCAAGGCAATATttaaccaagtgtgacatcaagaagccctagaaaaactgaagtcaatgggtatcgggagaaaactctccactgattgaagtcatacctaacacgaaggaagatggctgtgaatgTTGGGGGccagtcttctcagctccaggacatcactgcaggagttcctcaggccaaccatcttcagctgcttcaccaatgaccttccttccatcataaggtcagggtggggatgttcgctgatgattgtaccatgttcagcaccattcgcgactcctcagatattgaaacagcccatgtccaagtgcagcaagacctggacaacactcagGCATGGGCTGATGTCTGACACAAATCTTATTTGCTACTTAAGTGCCAGGCCaggaccgtctccaacaagagagaatctaaccatcgccccttgacattcaatggcattacaatcgctaaatccccccactatcaacatcctgggggttaccatagaccagaaactgaactggactagccatagtggctacaagagtaaatcagagactgggaattctgtggtgagtaactcacctcctgactccccaaagcctgtccaccatctacaaggcacaagtcaggagtgtgttggaatactctccacttgcctggatttgtgcagctccaaaaattcaagaagcttgacaccatccaggacaaagcttgattggcaccacatccaccaacttcaacattcactccttcgacaactgatgcacagtggcagcagtgtgtagcatccacaagattcactgcagcaactcatcatgactccttcgacagcaccttccaaactgcaacctctaccacccaaaAGGAGGGCAgcatatgcatgggaacaccatcacctataagttcccctccaagtcagacaccatcctgacttgaaaatatattgccgttactttgccactgagtcaaaatcctggaactcgctccctaacagcgctgtgggtgtaactaaatcacatggactgcagtagttcaagaaagcggctccatcaccacctcaagggcaattagggatgggcaataaatgctggcctagccagcgatgcccaaatcctgctaaagaattttttaaaatctgcagtattttgcttaagaTCTGCTTAAGGAGCAGACAGGACAGAGTTGGCGTGCTGTCTGAGTTGCAATCAGCTAGGGAGGTGTTTTACAGTCCCTACGTCGGTTTTCGGCAGCTGGCCAACTTAACTCCCCAGAAAAGAAAGTTTGGTGTCCTCTTGGGCACAAAACACCGAATCTGTGAGCAGAAAAGCAGCATCTAACGGGAGCAACTTGggctggcagtgagctgcctgcAGTGTTGCCTTACCCACAAAGACTAAAGGATTAAAAGGAGCTGAAGCTGCCACTTTGAGAACTCTCAGACACGGCTCGCATTCCAAGAAAAGTAGCAAAGCAAACCCAGTACTCCGATTGGTTCCCGCGATATGATAGACAGCGCCATTCGACTGAAGCCGTCAATCAAATCAGCCTCTATTGTGGGTGCTGGGCCTTTGCTGTGGAGCTGCCTACCTGCACACAGACGCCGCCGAGTCTGCTCTCCAGCAGCGCCCGCCTCACATAGAGAAGCCTTGGGCCAGTGAAGCGCCTAAGCAGCTGCAGCGCAAACACTCCAGTCATCGTGCCTGACCCAAGCTGCAAGTCCCCGGTTCTCCCCTCCTCCTACTAACCACACCGACACAACCCACAAAACAGCTTCTGGTTGGTTAGCTATGAGCATGTGATTTGAAACACTGCGACGGCAATGGCAGGGAAATAAAGTAAAATTTATGGCAATGGCGAGTGAGATATTTAAGCTATTTAAAGGTTTTTTTTACACTAGGGTAGGACAGATGTGTGGGTGCGCTTTAAGACGCATTTACATTGGTGATAAAACAAACATTTTTGGAAAAAGCACATCAGGCATTTAACTATAACTATTCATGTCATAGAATCataatagaatggttacaacataggaggccattcagtccgtcGAGTTCATGCCAGCCCCCTGCAACAGTAATTTAGCTGCCTGTACTCCTGCACAAGTACAAATACCAAATGAAAGTAGCTTTGGGCTGTGATGCCCCATGATTTTTAGGCTGGTGTACTGAGTACAACCTGTGTTTGAGAGGTTCCACCCAGGGTGAGCAACTCTTGTGAAATAAAATAAGGGACATTTAGACTGTGGGACTGGGGAGAGGGAGTTGCTGCTGACCTGAAGACCAGTGGGGGGAGAGATTGGcgtggggagtgaagggaagcgggggtgggtgggggtcggtGTTAAAGCAACCAAAGCTTACAACTTCTCTTGTGAAGTTACAATGTACAATATCAATGTATGATATCATCTCTCTGCTGGTCAATTGATAGATTTGCAGTCCCGCTCAAATCACTCAACTGAGACTCCCAGGCTCAGTCTCCCACAGGC from Carcharodon carcharias isolate sCarCar2 chromosome 1, sCarCar2.pri, whole genome shotgun sequence encodes:
- the LOC121284887 gene encoding uncharacterized HIT-like protein Synpcc7942_1390; this translates as MTGVFALQLLRRFTGPRLLYVRRALLESRLGGVCVQKGCCSSKVNGSEVLKAKLADDARKKYGNQPPTLFTKIIDKSLPADILYEDDQCLSFRDVNPQGPVHFLVIPKIAIPRISDATDDDKELLGHLLLVAKNLAIKEGLEDGYRLVINDGKNGAQSVYHLHIHVIGGRQMSWPPG